The following proteins are co-located in the Manihot esculenta cultivar AM560-2 chromosome 9, M.esculenta_v8, whole genome shotgun sequence genome:
- the LOC110622820 gene encoding uncharacterized protein LOC110622820 isoform X1, which yields MGDGRAEAQYVTAKTSVWWDIENCQVPRECDPHAIAQNISSALVKMNYCGPVSISAYGDTNRINSAVQQALSSTGIALNHVPAGVKDASDKKILVDMLFWAVDNPAPTNYLLISGDRDFSNALHQLRMRRYNILLAQPQRASAPLVAAARSVWLWKSLLAGGPPLSDGELQQVGNTSFSSSLGTLQIPVSDAIHIKQPVDTYPENSNMGNQRTPYITKQKGKTTWRNSNHTNGSRISNVPFRSPDDQHNSNSFQPVISVPKGPLNIPSPDFVPGNPNFTWNELTHIHGNHQNHYPQPLRPNVAAMQLNFTAGSLYPPNIDAHPLPLIPTRPSGTTFTSVPNTNVPDIGNLNISTSSTSSHNPPTVQRRSGEQKHDPKKKAPKSLNSNNPQNGFMPQNIASGYHERPNRYPGFPEYPLSSSSATATTAIDVASDNVKLGTPGCLKAPTYVQGLIGVILLALNTLKSEKLIPTEANIADCIRYGDPKLRNTDIKKALESAVEQQMVVKQNLGVVQLYVGKNEKLWKCVNPIGGNPNSYPKATWDEIQKYLASPTGQSAILSSQCRYEAATILKSMCLKELALGNILQILNMVIAIKKWIVHHPSGWQPLTITLAETNTDLESDNKEKEWYSSSESDSWC from the exons ATGGGCGATGGAAGAGCGGAGGCTCAGTATGTTACGGCGAAGACCTCGGTTTGGTGGGATATAGAGAATTGCCAGGTGCCCAGGGAATGCGACCCACATGCCATAGCTCAGAACATAAGCTCTGCTTTGGTGAAGATGAATTATTGTGGACCGGTCTCCATTTCTGCCTATGGGGATACCAATCGGATTAACTCAGCTGTCCAGCAGGCTTTGTCCAGTACCGGCATCGCGCTCAATCACGTCCCCGCTG GTGTTAAAGATGCTAGTGACAAGAAAATTCTTGTGGATATGTTGTTCTGGGCTGTGGACAATCCTGCTCCTACTAATTATTTGTTAATTTCTGGTGATCGGGACTTTTCCAATGCACTCCATCAGCTGCGAATGAGGAGATACAATATTCTTCTAGCACAGCCGCAAAGAGCATCAGCTCCCCTCGTTGCAGCTGCTAGGAGTGTATGGCTTTGGAAAAGTCTTCTCGCTGGAGGACCACCATTATCGGATGGTGAATTACAACAAGTTGGTAATACTAGTTTCTCATCCAGTTTAGGCACTCTACAGATTCCAGTTTCAGATGCCATTCACATAAAGCAACCGGTGGATACCTATCCTGAAAATTCCAATATGGGAAATCAGAGAACTCCTTACATAACTAAACAGAAAGGGAAAACCACCTGGAGAAATTCAAACCATACAAATGGATCAAGAATATCAAATGTGCCTTTTAGGAGCCCAGACGATCAGCATAATtcaaattctttccaacctgTTATTTCTGTTCCAAAAGGTCCCCTAAATATACCTTCTCCAGATTTTGTTCCTGGAAATCCTAATTTTACTTGGAATGAGCTCACTCATATTCATGGTAACCATCAAAATCACTATCCACAGCCACTAAGACCAAATGTTGCAGCTATGCAACTTAATTTTACAGCAGGTAGTTTGTATCCACCCAACATTGATGCCCATCCTCTTCCTCTGATTCCTACTAGGCCCAGTGGCACTACCTTTACCTCAGTACCAAATACTAATGTGCCTGATATTGGTAATTTGAATATATCTACATCTTCAACCAGCTCTCACAACCCTCCAACTGTTCAAAGAAGAAGTGGAGAGCAAAAGCATGATCCAAAGAAAAAAGCTCCAAAATCTCTTAACTCAAACAATCCACAGAATGGATTTATGCCGCAGAATATTGCATCAGGATACCATGAGAGACCGAATAGATACCCCGGTTTTCCAGAATATCCACTAtcatcttcatcagcaacagCAACAACAGCTATCGATGTTGCTTCTGATAATGTTAAATTGGGAACACCAGGATGTCTCAAAGCTCCAACATATGTTCAAGGCCTTATAGGAGTTATTTTACTTGCCTTGAACACCCTTAAAAGTGAGAAGTTAATACCAACTGAAGCAAATATAGCTGATTGCATTCGATATGGAGATCCTAAACTTCGCAACACTGACATAAAGAAGGCCCTTGAGAGTGCTGTTGAGCAGCAGATGGTCGTGAAGCAAAACTTAGGGGTTGTGCAGTTGTATGTTGGTAAGAATGAGAAACTTTGGAAATGTGTGAATCCTATAGGTGGTAATCCTAATTCGTATCCCAAAGCAACGTGGGACGAAATTCAGAAATATCTAGCATCTCCCACTGGACAATCTGCAATTCTCTCTTCTCAGTGCAG GTATGAAGCTGCTACTATTTTAAAGAGCATGTGCTTGAAAGAACTTGCCTTGGGTAATATACTTCAGATCTTAAACATGGTAATAGCCATAAAGAAATGGATTGTACACCATCCCTCCGGGTGGCAACCACTTACCATTACTCTTGCAGAGACCAACACTGATTTAGAGTCTGATAATAAGGAAAAGGAATGGTATTCTTCCTCAGAATCAGATAGTTGGTGCTAA
- the LOC110622820 gene encoding uncharacterized protein LOC110622820 isoform X2 yields MLFWAVDNPAPTNYLLISGDRDFSNALHQLRMRRYNILLAQPQRASAPLVAAARSVWLWKSLLAGGPPLSDGELQQVGNTSFSSSLGTLQIPVSDAIHIKQPVDTYPENSNMGNQRTPYITKQKGKTTWRNSNHTNGSRISNVPFRSPDDQHNSNSFQPVISVPKGPLNIPSPDFVPGNPNFTWNELTHIHGNHQNHYPQPLRPNVAAMQLNFTAGSLYPPNIDAHPLPLIPTRPSGTTFTSVPNTNVPDIGNLNISTSSTSSHNPPTVQRRSGEQKHDPKKKAPKSLNSNNPQNGFMPQNIASGYHERPNRYPGFPEYPLSSSSATATTAIDVASDNVKLGTPGCLKAPTYVQGLIGVILLALNTLKSEKLIPTEANIADCIRYGDPKLRNTDIKKALESAVEQQMVVKQNLGVVQLYVGKNEKLWKCVNPIGGNPNSYPKATWDEIQKYLASPTGQSAILSSQCRYEAATILKSMCLKELALGNILQILNMVIAIKKWIVHHPSGWQPLTITLAETNTDLESDNKEKEWYSSSESDSWC; encoded by the exons ATGTTGTTCTGGGCTGTGGACAATCCTGCTCCTACTAATTATTTGTTAATTTCTGGTGATCGGGACTTTTCCAATGCACTCCATCAGCTGCGAATGAGGAGATACAATATTCTTCTAGCACAGCCGCAAAGAGCATCAGCTCCCCTCGTTGCAGCTGCTAGGAGTGTATGGCTTTGGAAAAGTCTTCTCGCTGGAGGACCACCATTATCGGATGGTGAATTACAACAAGTTGGTAATACTAGTTTCTCATCCAGTTTAGGCACTCTACAGATTCCAGTTTCAGATGCCATTCACATAAAGCAACCGGTGGATACCTATCCTGAAAATTCCAATATGGGAAATCAGAGAACTCCTTACATAACTAAACAGAAAGGGAAAACCACCTGGAGAAATTCAAACCATACAAATGGATCAAGAATATCAAATGTGCCTTTTAGGAGCCCAGACGATCAGCATAATtcaaattctttccaacctgTTATTTCTGTTCCAAAAGGTCCCCTAAATATACCTTCTCCAGATTTTGTTCCTGGAAATCCTAATTTTACTTGGAATGAGCTCACTCATATTCATGGTAACCATCAAAATCACTATCCACAGCCACTAAGACCAAATGTTGCAGCTATGCAACTTAATTTTACAGCAGGTAGTTTGTATCCACCCAACATTGATGCCCATCCTCTTCCTCTGATTCCTACTAGGCCCAGTGGCACTACCTTTACCTCAGTACCAAATACTAATGTGCCTGATATTGGTAATTTGAATATATCTACATCTTCAACCAGCTCTCACAACCCTCCAACTGTTCAAAGAAGAAGTGGAGAGCAAAAGCATGATCCAAAGAAAAAAGCTCCAAAATCTCTTAACTCAAACAATCCACAGAATGGATTTATGCCGCAGAATATTGCATCAGGATACCATGAGAGACCGAATAGATACCCCGGTTTTCCAGAATATCCACTAtcatcttcatcagcaacagCAACAACAGCTATCGATGTTGCTTCTGATAATGTTAAATTGGGAACACCAGGATGTCTCAAAGCTCCAACATATGTTCAAGGCCTTATAGGAGTTATTTTACTTGCCTTGAACACCCTTAAAAGTGAGAAGTTAATACCAACTGAAGCAAATATAGCTGATTGCATTCGATATGGAGATCCTAAACTTCGCAACACTGACATAAAGAAGGCCCTTGAGAGTGCTGTTGAGCAGCAGATGGTCGTGAAGCAAAACTTAGGGGTTGTGCAGTTGTATGTTGGTAAGAATGAGAAACTTTGGAAATGTGTGAATCCTATAGGTGGTAATCCTAATTCGTATCCCAAAGCAACGTGGGACGAAATTCAGAAATATCTAGCATCTCCCACTGGACAATCTGCAATTCTCTCTTCTCAGTGCAG GTATGAAGCTGCTACTATTTTAAAGAGCATGTGCTTGAAAGAACTTGCCTTGGGTAATATACTTCAGATCTTAAACATGGTAATAGCCATAAAGAAATGGATTGTACACCATCCCTCCGGGTGGCAACCACTTACCATTACTCTTGCAGAGACCAACACTGATTTAGAGTCTGATAATAAGGAAAAGGAATGGTATTCTTCCTCAGAATCAGATAGTTGGTGCTAA
- the LOC110622487 gene encoding pentatricopeptide repeat-containing protein At5g65560, which yields MLHPLTLSKRIPRWVILKVYLSSVSCTNSIQINPEIDQNLPNPMDFESKIQFLRNKLFPDGLIKVLQSTSDINSSVNVFKWASLQKRFHHTSDTYYWIILKLGMAGYVEEMNGFCQNLVKDAFPGVERTLVSLIESFVRHCRLSEAICVLVNMSLGGYKPSINVYNIVFGALVEERRGLQDVVFVYKEMVKTGVVPNVDTLNYLLEVLFECKRVDSAFDQYRRMDKKRCNPNSRTFEIVMKGLIVNNQVDDSIIILDEMLEHRCSPELSFYTCIIPLFCKEHKLEEAIRLFRMMRTANLVPSSFIYEALIHCFCKNLQLDDAINLIEEMMESCLTPGNDVLVDVVNVFCKLGKIAEAVKFLEDKHVLETSPYNALLGGCCDACKFSVAKDLLETMHKKSIANSDSWNILIRWLCEKAEIRKSHELIGRMIISSLVPNFATYSALILGYCRLSKIEDALELFLQFCAKCWVLDSIAYSELIESLCRAEKLLEATEVFHYMFASGCSLQPFSLNMLIKGLCDKGMVNEAVRLQQMAYDSSTSCANAPYSYILLGLSKSDNGRNILAFLSQMLVKGCNIDAGAYSILIQSMIAQNRIKDSALFFNIMVKEGLIPDSDILHDLFSCLANHSQLHLILTTIDNLVPDSQVLDSAMYNILVNGLWKEGHKDEACRLLDLMLEKGWVPDSCTHRLLIGSVNGVENEQKMLASDNFTIEDNVLDILAEGLGENMNVSTPKMHFDQ from the coding sequence ATGCTCCATCCATTGACACTTTCGAAGAGAATTCCCAGATGGGTCATTCTAAAAGTATACCTTTCTTCAGTTTCCTGCACTAATAGCATCCAAATTAACCCAGAAATTGATCAGAACTTACCTAACCCCATGGATTTCGAatcaaaaattcaatttttgaggAATAAGCTGTTCCCGGATGGCTTAATCAAGGTCTTGCAGAGCACTAGTGATATAAACTCTTCTGTTAATGTATTCAAATGGGCTTCCCTTCAGAAACGTTTTCATCACACTTCAGATACATATTACTGGATAATTTTGAAGCTGGGTATGGCTGGCTATGTCGAGGAAATGAACGGTTTTTGTCAAAATTTGGTAAAGGATGCATTCCCAGGCGTAGAACGTACTCTTGTTTCATTAATCGAATCATTTGTTAGACATTGCAGGCTAAGTGAAGCGATATGCGTTCTTGTTAACATGAGTTTGGGTGGTTATAAGCCTTCCATTAATGTATACAATATTGTTTTCGGAGCTCTTGTAGAGGAGAGGAGAGGCTTGCAAGATGTAGTGTTCGTTTACAAAGAAATGGTGAAGACTGGAGTTGTACCTAATGTTGATACTTTGAATTATCTGTTGGAGGTTTTGTTTGAGTGCAAAAGGGTTGATTCTGCTTTTGATCAATATAGGAGAATGGATAAGAAAAGATGTAATCCTAATAGTAGGACTTTTGAGATAGTTATGAAAGGTCTTATTGTTAATAATCAAGTTGATGACTCCATTATCATTTTGGATGAGATGCTAGAACACAGGTGCTCGCCAGAATTGAGTTTCTATACATGTATAATACCTTTGTTTTGCAAAGAACATAAACTGGAAGAGGCAATTAGGTTGTTTAGAATGATGCGGACTGCTAATCTTGTTCCAAGTTCATTTATTTATGAGGCACTGATACACTGTTTTTGCAAAAACCTTCAGTTAGATGATGCGATAAACCTTATTGAAGAGATGATGGAAAGTTGTTTGACACCAGGTAATGATGTTCTTGTGGATGTTGTAAATGTGTTTTGTAAATTAGGAAAGATAGCTGAGGCTGTGAAGTTCTTGGAAGATAAACATGTTCTTGAAACTTCTCCATATAATGCATTGCTTGGAGGTTGTTGTGATGCTTGTAAATTCTCTGTGGCTAAGGATCTACTTGAGACAATGCACAAGAAGAGTATAGCTAATTCTGATTCTTGGAATATTCTAATCAGATGGCTTTGTGAGAAGGCAGAAATCAGGAAGTCTCATGAACTTATTGGGAGAATGATCATATCTTCATTGGTTCCTAATTTTGCCACATACTCAGCTCTTATCCTTGGTTACTGTAGGTTAAGCAAGATTGAAGATGCTCTAGAACTATTCCTGCAATTCTGTGCCAAATGCTGGGTTTTAGATTCCATTGCTTACTCTGAGCTAATTGAAAGCCTCTGTAGGGCGGAAAAGCTTCTAGAGGCTACTGAAGTGTTTCACTACATGTTTGCGAGTGGATGTTCGCTTCAACCTTTCTCACTAAATATGCTGATCAAAGGTTTATGTGACAAGGGAATGGTTAATGAAGCTGTCAGGCTACAGCAGATGGCTTATGATTCCAGCACCTCTTGTGCTAATGCCCCTTACAGTTATATTCTGCTCGGCCTGTCTAAATCAGACAACGGAAGAAATATTCTAGCATTTCTCTCACAAATGCTGGTTAAAGGCTGCAATATTGATGCAGGAGCATATAGCATTCTGATACAAAGCATGATTGCACAGAATCGAATAAAGGACTCtgctttatttttcaatatcatGGTTAAAGAGGGTTTAATACCTGATTCAGACATACTGCATGATCTATTCTCATGTTTGGCCAATCATTCACAGTTGCATTTGATTTTAACTACAATTGACAATCTTGTTCCTGATTCTCAAGTTCTCGATTCAGCAATGTACAACATACTAGTTAATGGTCTCTGGAAAGAGGGCCATAAAGATGAAGCCTGTCGATTATTGGATTTGATGTTGGAGAAGGGCTGGGTCCCAGATTCTTGTACTCATAGATTGTTGATTGGATCTGTCAATGGGGTGGAAAACGAACAGAAAATGTTAGCATCTGATAACTTTACAATCGAAGATAATGTTCTTGACATACTTGCTGAGGGCTTGGGGGAAAACATGAATGTGTCCACTCCCAAGATGCATTTTGATCAATAG
- the LOC110622485 gene encoding uncharacterized protein LOC110622485 isoform X2, whose translation MAETKLIAICQLGGEFETDKDGALSYRGGDAHAIDIDDQINFNDFKMEVAEMFNCSINNISLKYFLPGNRKTLITISNDKDLKRMIKFHGDSITTDIYVIFEDNVLPEVSNLPASRSSRTTLSEAIPPVDAPLAVVDAVVDDTTQSAIQLAGPLDVVVDTNHVDVHIDEAQIDQPLDISPILPLVGSTDDRYGKGAQQWQNTITGVGQRFSSVHEFRESLRKYAIAHQFAFRYKKNDSHRVTVKCKAEGCPWRIHASRLSTTQLICIKKMNPTHTCEGSVVTTGHQATRSWVASIIKEKLKVFPNYKPKDIVNDIKQEYGIQLNYFQAWRGKEIAKEQLQGSYKDAYNQLPFFCEKITETNPGSLATFTTKEDSSFQRLFVSFHASLYGFLQGCRPLLFLDSIPLKSKYQGTLLAATAADGDDGVFPVAFAVVDAETDDNWHWFLLQLKTALSTSCPLTFVADRQKGLKESIADIFKGSFHGYCLRYLTEQLIRDLKGQFSHEVKRLMVEDLYSAAYASRPEVFQRCIESIKSISLDAYNWIIQSEPQNWANAFFQGARYNHMMANFGESFYSWVSDAHELPITQMVDAIRAKVMELIYTQRAESDLWMTRLTPSMEEKLEKESLKDRSLQVLLSAGNTFEVRGESVEVVDIDRWDCSCKGWQITGLPCCHGIAVISCIGRSPYEYCSRYFTTESYRLTYSESVHPIPNVEWPVQKDSSQVTVTVTPPPTRRPPGRPTTKRCAPQDIVKRQLQCSRCKGLGHNKSTCKELL comes from the exons ATGGCGGAGACTAAACTAATAGCAATTTGCCAGTTGGGGGGTGAATTTGAGACTGATAAGGATGGTGCATTGTCCTATAGAGGTGGTGATGCTCATGCTATAGACATTGATgaccaaataaattttaatgactTCAAGATGGAAGTGGCTGAAATGTTTAACTGTAGCATCAATAATATTTCTCTCAAGTACTTTCTCCCAGGCAATAGGAAGACTCTCATTACTATCTCCAATGATAAGGACCTAAAGCGGATGATAAAGTTTCATGGGGATTCTATCACCACTGACATTTATGTCATATTTGAAGATAATGTTCTGCCTGAAGTCTCAAACTTGCCAGCCAGTAG ATCAAGCAGAACAACCTTGTCAGAAGCAATACCACCTGTTGATGCACCTCTGGCTGTTGTGGATGCGGTTGTGGATGATACCACACAATCTGCCATCCAGCTTGCTGGACCTCTTGATGTTGTAGTTGATACCAATCATGTTGATGTTCATATTGATGAGGCACAGATTGATCAACCACTTGACATTTCACCTATTCTTCCTCTTGTTGGTTCCACTGATGATAGGTATGGTAAAGGTGCACAACAGTGGCAAAATACTATTACTGGAGTGGGTCAGAGGTTCAGCAGTGTTCATGAATTTCGAGAATCATTGCGTAAATATGCCATTGCACATCAGTTTGCTTTTAGGTATAAGAAGAATGATAGTCATCGTGTGACTGTTAAATGCAAAGCAGAAGGTTGTCCTTGGAGAATTCATGCATCAAGATTGTCAACCACTCAACTAATTTGTATTAAGAAGATGAATCCAACACATACATGTGAAGGATCTGTAGTGACAACAGGGCATCAGGCAACTCGGAGCTGGGTGGCTAGTATCATTAAGGAAAAGTTGAAAGTTTTTCCAAATTACAAGCCTAAGGATATTGTCAATGACATCAAACAAGAGTATGGAATCCAGCTAAATTATTTTCAAGCATGGCGTGGAAAAGAAATTGCAAAGGAACAACTTCAAGGCTCATATAAAGACGCATATAATCAGTTACCTTTTTTCTGTGAAAAGATAACAGAGACTAATCCAGGCAGTCTTGCTACTTTCACCACTAAGGAAGACTCAAGTTTCCAGCGCCTGTTTGTCTCATTCCATGCCTCATTGTATGGTTTTCTTCAAGGTTGCAGACCTCTCCTTTTCCTCGATAGTATACCACTGAAATCAAAATATCAAGGCACATTATTAGCTGCAACAGCTGCAGATGGGGATGATGGTGTTTTTCCTGTCGCTTTTGCTGTAGTAGATGCAGAAACTGATGATAACTGGCATTGGTTTTTACTACAACTGAAAACTGCACTATCAACCTCTTGTCCCTTAACATTTGTGGCAGATAGACAGAAGGGTTTAAAGGAATCAATTGCTGATATTTTTAAGGGATCGTTCCATGGCTATTGCCTTCGATACTTGACTGAACAACTTATTCGGGATTTGAAGGGACAGTTTTCTCATGAGGTGAAGCGACTCATGGTTGAGGATTTGTACTCAGCAGCTTATGCATCTAGGCCTGAAGTATTTCAGAGGTGCATAGAAAGCATTAAAAGCATTTCACTAGATGCTTATAACTGGATCATACAAAGTGAGCCTCAAAATTGGGCTAATGCTTTCTTTCAAGGTGCAAGATATAACCATATGATGGCTAACTTTGGGGAGTCGTTCTATAGTTGGGTGTCAGATGCACATGAGTTACCAATAACACAAATGGTTGACGCGATTCGGGCAAAGGTTATGGAGTTGATTTACACACAGCGGGCAGAATCTGATCTGTGGATGACAAGGTTAACTCCGTCCATGGAGGAAAAACTTGAAAAGGAGAGCTTGAAGGACCGCTCCCTTCAAGTGCTACTGTCAGCTGGTAACACATTTGAGGTACGTGGTGAATCGGTGGAGGTGGTTGATATTGATCGATGGGATTGTAGTTGCAAAGGGTGGCAGATAACTGGTTTACCTTGTTGCCATGGTATTGCAGTCATTAGTTGTATTGGAAGGAGCCCATATGAATATTGTTCAAGATATTTCACAACTGAGAGCTACAGATTAACTTACTCAGAATCAGTTCATCCTATACCAAATGTGGAATGGCCTGTCCAGAAAGATTCTTCTCAGGTTACAGtaactgtaacccctcctcCAACCCGGCGACCTCCAGGACGTCCCACTACAAAGAGATGTGCACCACAAGATATAGTTAAACGTCAGCTCCAGTGCAGTAGATGCAAGGGCCTTGGGCACAACAAATCCACCTGCAAAGAGCTTTTGTAG
- the LOC110622485 gene encoding uncharacterized protein LOC110622485 isoform X1, translated as MISTNFLIMYLIWQVMAETKLIAICQLGGEFETDKDGALSYRGGDAHAIDIDDQINFNDFKMEVAEMFNCSINNISLKYFLPGNRKTLITISNDKDLKRMIKFHGDSITTDIYVIFEDNVLPEVSNLPASRSSRTTLSEAIPPVDAPLAVVDAVVDDTTQSAIQLAGPLDVVVDTNHVDVHIDEAQIDQPLDISPILPLVGSTDDRYGKGAQQWQNTITGVGQRFSSVHEFRESLRKYAIAHQFAFRYKKNDSHRVTVKCKAEGCPWRIHASRLSTTQLICIKKMNPTHTCEGSVVTTGHQATRSWVASIIKEKLKVFPNYKPKDIVNDIKQEYGIQLNYFQAWRGKEIAKEQLQGSYKDAYNQLPFFCEKITETNPGSLATFTTKEDSSFQRLFVSFHASLYGFLQGCRPLLFLDSIPLKSKYQGTLLAATAADGDDGVFPVAFAVVDAETDDNWHWFLLQLKTALSTSCPLTFVADRQKGLKESIADIFKGSFHGYCLRYLTEQLIRDLKGQFSHEVKRLMVEDLYSAAYASRPEVFQRCIESIKSISLDAYNWIIQSEPQNWANAFFQGARYNHMMANFGESFYSWVSDAHELPITQMVDAIRAKVMELIYTQRAESDLWMTRLTPSMEEKLEKESLKDRSLQVLLSAGNTFEVRGESVEVVDIDRWDCSCKGWQITGLPCCHGIAVISCIGRSPYEYCSRYFTTESYRLTYSESVHPIPNVEWPVQKDSSQVTVTVTPPPTRRPPGRPTTKRCAPQDIVKRQLQCSRCKGLGHNKSTCKELL; from the exons ATGATCTCAACCAACTTCCTTATCATGTATTTGATTTGGCAGGTCATGGCGGAGACTAAACTAATAGCAATTTGCCAGTTGGGGGGTGAATTTGAGACTGATAAGGATGGTGCATTGTCCTATAGAGGTGGTGATGCTCATGCTATAGACATTGATgaccaaataaattttaatgactTCAAGATGGAAGTGGCTGAAATGTTTAACTGTAGCATCAATAATATTTCTCTCAAGTACTTTCTCCCAGGCAATAGGAAGACTCTCATTACTATCTCCAATGATAAGGACCTAAAGCGGATGATAAAGTTTCATGGGGATTCTATCACCACTGACATTTATGTCATATTTGAAGATAATGTTCTGCCTGAAGTCTCAAACTTGCCAGCCAGTAG ATCAAGCAGAACAACCTTGTCAGAAGCAATACCACCTGTTGATGCACCTCTGGCTGTTGTGGATGCGGTTGTGGATGATACCACACAATCTGCCATCCAGCTTGCTGGACCTCTTGATGTTGTAGTTGATACCAATCATGTTGATGTTCATATTGATGAGGCACAGATTGATCAACCACTTGACATTTCACCTATTCTTCCTCTTGTTGGTTCCACTGATGATAGGTATGGTAAAGGTGCACAACAGTGGCAAAATACTATTACTGGAGTGGGTCAGAGGTTCAGCAGTGTTCATGAATTTCGAGAATCATTGCGTAAATATGCCATTGCACATCAGTTTGCTTTTAGGTATAAGAAGAATGATAGTCATCGTGTGACTGTTAAATGCAAAGCAGAAGGTTGTCCTTGGAGAATTCATGCATCAAGATTGTCAACCACTCAACTAATTTGTATTAAGAAGATGAATCCAACACATACATGTGAAGGATCTGTAGTGACAACAGGGCATCAGGCAACTCGGAGCTGGGTGGCTAGTATCATTAAGGAAAAGTTGAAAGTTTTTCCAAATTACAAGCCTAAGGATATTGTCAATGACATCAAACAAGAGTATGGAATCCAGCTAAATTATTTTCAAGCATGGCGTGGAAAAGAAATTGCAAAGGAACAACTTCAAGGCTCATATAAAGACGCATATAATCAGTTACCTTTTTTCTGTGAAAAGATAACAGAGACTAATCCAGGCAGTCTTGCTACTTTCACCACTAAGGAAGACTCAAGTTTCCAGCGCCTGTTTGTCTCATTCCATGCCTCATTGTATGGTTTTCTTCAAGGTTGCAGACCTCTCCTTTTCCTCGATAGTATACCACTGAAATCAAAATATCAAGGCACATTATTAGCTGCAACAGCTGCAGATGGGGATGATGGTGTTTTTCCTGTCGCTTTTGCTGTAGTAGATGCAGAAACTGATGATAACTGGCATTGGTTTTTACTACAACTGAAAACTGCACTATCAACCTCTTGTCCCTTAACATTTGTGGCAGATAGACAGAAGGGTTTAAAGGAATCAATTGCTGATATTTTTAAGGGATCGTTCCATGGCTATTGCCTTCGATACTTGACTGAACAACTTATTCGGGATTTGAAGGGACAGTTTTCTCATGAGGTGAAGCGACTCATGGTTGAGGATTTGTACTCAGCAGCTTATGCATCTAGGCCTGAAGTATTTCAGAGGTGCATAGAAAGCATTAAAAGCATTTCACTAGATGCTTATAACTGGATCATACAAAGTGAGCCTCAAAATTGGGCTAATGCTTTCTTTCAAGGTGCAAGATATAACCATATGATGGCTAACTTTGGGGAGTCGTTCTATAGTTGGGTGTCAGATGCACATGAGTTACCAATAACACAAATGGTTGACGCGATTCGGGCAAAGGTTATGGAGTTGATTTACACACAGCGGGCAGAATCTGATCTGTGGATGACAAGGTTAACTCCGTCCATGGAGGAAAAACTTGAAAAGGAGAGCTTGAAGGACCGCTCCCTTCAAGTGCTACTGTCAGCTGGTAACACATTTGAGGTACGTGGTGAATCGGTGGAGGTGGTTGATATTGATCGATGGGATTGTAGTTGCAAAGGGTGGCAGATAACTGGTTTACCTTGTTGCCATGGTATTGCAGTCATTAGTTGTATTGGAAGGAGCCCATATGAATATTGTTCAAGATATTTCACAACTGAGAGCTACAGATTAACTTACTCAGAATCAGTTCATCCTATACCAAATGTGGAATGGCCTGTCCAGAAAGATTCTTCTCAGGTTACAGtaactgtaacccctcctcCAACCCGGCGACCTCCAGGACGTCCCACTACAAAGAGATGTGCACCACAAGATATAGTTAAACGTCAGCTCCAGTGCAGTAGATGCAAGGGCCTTGGGCACAACAAATCCACCTGCAAAGAGCTTTTGTAG